From a region of the Tachypleus tridentatus isolate NWPU-2018 chromosome 1, ASM421037v1, whole genome shotgun sequence genome:
- the LOC143254550 gene encoding thyrostimulin beta-5 subunit-like — protein MFYLSALVLWLHLFSVAPITVAEIRPESTLECHKRLYTFKATRTDSKGRQCWDYLNAMSCWGRCDSGEIADWRFPYKRSYHSVCMHDEKQLRKVTLTHCDLDVEPQLRDYLFYEAVSCSCQICHSSTASCESVPYQANRAP, from the exons atgttttatttgtctgcATTGGTTCTGTGGTTGCATTTGTTTTCGGTGGCGCCGATAACAGTTGCAGAAATACGCCCCGAATCAACTCTAGAGTGCCACAAACGATTGTATACCTTTAAAGCTACACGAACAGACAGCAAAGGGCGCCAATGTTGGGATTATTTGAATGCAATGTCCTGTTGGGGACGTTGCGATTCTGGAGAG ATTGCAGATTGGCGGTTTCCTTACAAGAGGTCTTATCATTCTGTGTGCATGCATGACGAAAAACAGCTGCGAAAAGTGACGTTAACACACTGTGACTTAGACGTCGAACCTCAGCTCCGAGACTACCTCTTCTACGAGGCCGTGTCATGTTCATGCCAGATTTGTCATTCATCAACAGCAAGCTGTGAAAGTGTTCCATACCAAGCAAATAGAGCTCCGTAA